The Myotis daubentonii chromosome 9, mMyoDau2.1, whole genome shotgun sequence genome has a segment encoding these proteins:
- the LOC132242189 gene encoding olfactory receptor 2D3-like: MGEENQTYVTEFIFLGLSQDPQTQVLLFFLFLIIYLLTVLGNLLIIVLTHMDSRLHTPMYFFLRNLSFADLCFSTTTVPQVLVHFLVKRKTISFVGCSTQIAVLLLVGCTECALLAVMSYDRYVAVCKPLHYSTIMTHWVCVQLATGSWASGAFVSLVDTTFTLRLPYRGNNIINHFFCEPPALLKLASADTYSTEMAIFAMGVVILLAPVSLILVSYWNIISTVIQMQSGEGRLKAFSTCGSHLIVVVLFYGSAIFAYMRPNSKIMNERDKMISVFYSAVTPMLNPIIYSLRNKDVKGALRRVTAK, from the coding sequence ATGGGAGAAGAAAACCAAACCTATGTGACTGAATTTATCTTCCTGGGCCTTTCACAGGATCCACAGACACAAGTCctgctcttcttcctttttctgatcATCTACCTGCTGACTGTGctgggaaacctgctcatcattGTGCTCACTCACATGGACTCCAGACTCCACACGCCCATGTATTTTTTCCTCAGAAACCTGTCTTTTGCTGATCTCTGTTTTTCCACCACTACAGTCCCGCAGGTGCTAGTCCACTTCCTGGTAAAGAGGAAAACCATTTCCTTTGTTGGGTGCTCAACACAAATAGCTGTTTTACTGCTGGTTGGGTGTACAGAGTGTGCTCTGCTGGCAGTGATGTCCTATGACCGGTATGTGGCTGTCTGCAAGCCCCTGCATTACTCCACCATCATGACACATTGGGTATGTGTCCAGCTGGCTACAGGGTCCTGGGCCAGTGGAGCATTTGTGTCTCTGGTGGACACCACATTCACATTGCGTCTGCCCTACCGAGGGAACAATATCATTAACCATTTTTTTTGTGAACCTCCTGCACTACTGAAGCTGGCTTCAGCAGATACCTACAGCACGGAAATGGCCATCTTTGCAATGGGTGTGGTCATCCTCTTAGCTCCTGTCTCCCTGATCCTTGTCTCCTACTGGAATATTATCTCCACTGTGATCCAGATGCAgtctggggaggggaggctcAAGGCTTTCTCTACCTGTGGCTCCCATCTCATTGTTGTTGTCCTCTTCTATGGCTCAGCAATATTTGCCTACATGAGGCCTAACTCCAAGATAATGAATGAAAGGGATAAAATGATCTCTGTCTTCTATTCTGCAGTgacacccatgctgaaccccaTCATTTACAGTCTGAGGAACAAGGATGTCAAAGGGGCTCTTAGGAGAGTGACTGCAAAATAG